From one Deinococcus aetherius genomic stretch:
- the lhgO gene encoding L-2-hydroxyglutarate oxidase, with translation MRYDFAVIGGGIVGLATAYALGRRYPDALILVLEKEEALARHQTGRNSGVIHSGIYYAPGSLKARLCRAGNVSIPEFCDEHGIPYDRCGKVIVATRPEELPGLEKLRLRAGEHGLPVRSLNAEEVREIEPHVEALAGLHVASTGIVDYTEVCLALAREVEARGGRIRLGTRVEALHRDERGYRIETNAGPFAAHYLVNCAGLHSDRIARMAGSDPGCRIVPFRGEYYELRPEKRHLVKHLIYPVPNPDFPFLGVHFTRMIDGSVHAGPNAVLAFAREGYHKTKVNLRDLGDALSYSGFLQLARKNVGEGAKEMWRSVSKPAFVRSLQALIPEVTENDVIPSEAGVRAQALTPDGKLVDDFLLIDAPAALHVCNAPSPAATSSLEIGKTIAARVQAPAHLKPVPTQGLAAEGVLA, from the coding sequence GTGAGATACGACTTCGCGGTGATCGGCGGGGGCATCGTGGGCCTCGCCACGGCCTACGCCCTGGGACGGCGATATCCCGACGCCCTGATCCTGGTGCTGGAGAAGGAGGAGGCGCTGGCGCGGCACCAGACCGGCCGCAACTCGGGCGTGATCCACAGCGGCATCTACTACGCGCCCGGCAGCCTCAAGGCGCGGCTGTGCCGGGCGGGGAACGTCAGCATCCCCGAGTTCTGCGACGAGCACGGCATCCCCTACGACCGCTGCGGCAAGGTGATCGTCGCGACCCGCCCCGAGGAGCTGCCCGGCCTGGAGAAGCTGCGGCTGCGCGCCGGGGAACACGGCCTGCCCGTGCGGTCCCTGAACGCCGAGGAGGTGCGCGAGATCGAGCCCCACGTCGAGGCGCTCGCGGGCCTGCACGTCGCCAGTACCGGCATCGTCGATTACACCGAGGTCTGCCTCGCCCTCGCCCGGGAGGTGGAAGCGCGCGGCGGCAGGATTCGTCTGGGCACCCGGGTGGAGGCCCTGCACCGCGACGAACGCGGCTACCGCATCGAGACCAACGCGGGCCCCTTCGCTGCCCACTACCTCGTGAACTGCGCGGGGCTGCACAGCGACCGGATCGCGCGGATGGCGGGCTCGGACCCCGGCTGCCGGATCGTGCCCTTCCGGGGCGAGTACTACGAGCTGCGGCCCGAGAAGCGCCACCTCGTCAAGCACCTGATCTACCCGGTGCCCAACCCCGACTTCCCCTTCCTGGGGGTGCACTTCACCCGGATGATCGACGGCTCGGTTCACGCGGGGCCGAACGCGGTGCTGGCCTTCGCGCGCGAGGGCTACCACAAGACCAAGGTGAACCTGCGCGACCTCGGCGACGCGCTGAGCTACTCGGGCTTCCTGCAACTCGCGCGCAAGAACGTGGGCGAGGGGGCGAAGGAGATGTGGCGCTCGGTGTCCAAGCCCGCCTTCGTGCGCAGTCTCCAGGCCCTCATCCCCGAGGTGACGGAGAATGATGTCATTCCCAGCGAGGCCGGAGTGCGTGCCCAGGCGCTCACCCCCGACGGGAAGCTGGTGGACGACTTCCTGCTGATCGACGCTCCCGCCGCCCTGCACGTCTGCAACGCGCCTTCCCCCGCTGCCACGTCGTCCCTGGAGATCGGGAAGACCATCGCCGCCCGGGTTCAGGCGCCCGCCCACCTCAAGCCCGTTCCGACTCAAGGGCTCGCCGCCGAAGGAGTGCTCGCATGA
- a CDS encoding flippase, with the protein MNVLGAGRRFVGNLVALYAVHAATFVLPLLTTPFLARVLGPAALGLLVFAQAFAGLLGMLVQYGFDFSANREVARARDDSSRLAEVMSGVMSAKLLLALPAILLALGASVLIPTLRDHPALLWASVFWTLAQASNLMWYFVGIERAGVASSLDVGAKVLATAGIFALVRGPADLWWVPVLNGGAALTSSVLALRIAHRDVPLLRPSLGRALAALKGGWSLFVFSAASSVSATGSAFLLGLFVEPRLLGYYNGADRIARAFQGVLQPLSRALYPRFNRAAHHSMAEARALLPSGVRLVGGAGVVLCLAAALGAPLWVRILLGPEFLPSVPVLRVLAFLPLVVSLNLVLGILWLLPLGRDRAFNTVVIGGTALSALLIVVLVPRYGPLGMASAVVLTEVAILVSLLLVCRNTLRARPEKEVERASVTS; encoded by the coding sequence ATGAACGTGCTTGGCGCGGGTCGGCGCTTCGTGGGGAATCTCGTGGCCCTGTACGCGGTGCATGCGGCGACGTTCGTTCTGCCCCTCCTCACGACGCCGTTTCTGGCCCGCGTGCTTGGTCCGGCGGCGCTGGGCCTGCTGGTCTTCGCCCAGGCCTTCGCGGGCCTGCTCGGCATGCTGGTGCAGTACGGCTTCGACTTCTCCGCCAACCGCGAGGTGGCCCGTGCCCGCGACGACTCGTCCCGGCTGGCCGAGGTGATGTCCGGGGTGATGAGCGCGAAGTTGTTGCTGGCGCTGCCCGCCATCCTGCTCGCCCTGGGCGCCTCGGTCCTCATCCCGACCCTGCGCGACCACCCGGCCCTGCTGTGGGCGAGCGTGTTCTGGACGCTCGCCCAGGCCTCGAACCTGATGTGGTACTTCGTGGGGATAGAACGCGCGGGCGTCGCCTCCTCGCTGGATGTGGGCGCGAAGGTGCTGGCGACGGCCGGGATCTTCGCCCTGGTGCGCGGCCCCGCCGACCTGTGGTGGGTGCCCGTGCTCAACGGCGGGGCCGCCCTGACGTCGAGTGTGCTCGCCCTGCGGATCGCCCACCGGGACGTGCCGCTGCTGCGTCCGAGCCTGGGCCGCGCGCTTGCCGCGTTGAAGGGGGGGTGGAGCCTGTTCGTGTTCTCGGCGGCGTCGAGCGTTTCCGCCACCGGCAGCGCCTTCCTGCTGGGGCTGTTCGTGGAGCCGCGTCTCCTGGGGTATTACAACGGCGCCGACCGAATCGCGCGAGCTTTCCAGGGCGTGTTGCAACCGCTGAGCCGGGCCCTGTACCCGCGCTTCAACCGCGCCGCGCACCACAGCATGGCCGAAGCCCGTGCGCTCCTGCCGAGCGGGGTGCGCCTGGTGGGCGGCGCCGGGGTGGTGCTGTGCCTGGCCGCCGCGCTGGGGGCCCCGCTGTGGGTGCGGATTTTGCTCGGACCTGAATTCCTGCCGTCCGTCCCGGTGCTGCGCGTCCTGGCCTTCCTGCCGCTGGTGGTGTCCTTGAATCTGGTGCTCGGCATCCTGTGGTTGTTGCCGCTGGGCCGAGACCGCGCCTTCAACACCGTGGTGATCGGCGGCACGGCCCTGAGCGCGCTCCTGATCGTCGTCTTGGTGCCCAGGTACGGCCCACTGGGGATGGCGAGCGCCGTCGTCCTGACGGAAGTGGCCATCCTCGTGAGCCTGCTTCTGGTCTGCCGCAACACCCTGCGTGCCCGTCCGGAAAAGGAGGTGGAACGTGCATCTGTCACGTCGTAA
- a CDS encoding tyrosine-protein kinase domain-containing protein, whose translation MPPMNDDLDLSRPLRALKRFTWLVLLLSLAAGAVTYLLSSRQTPVYQAKTLILSAGSQTSNPSVGNTVVSPPPLPAGAIEGALQSENVLGVVRRRLAEVPELTRAQRIVLADRLAQDIASGRGRVFDVSGQQDIYGNGTYTLSATHRDPVVAARLANLAADALVDWDTERGLVKVNAAINGLRTRLADVERRLAAAGPVVGTPTSLQQTLLAQRANRLDALNNLTALRETVVGSLSVVAPAAVPLKPVAPKPLRNAVLVGGFVLLLLSALLVLWSSVNRMVASDADLKFLNLRLLGEVPRVRLLRRGQSLLVALRQGRWSDSVAFLAAGVKSVLPKGERRPPVLLVTSLFSGDGKSNISAAIADARVASGDRVLLIDADLRRPSQASIWQAGAQTAEWVDLPGAVPFPGEESRDLLGALDRPVTAQARRLRDNLHLLAPAPGMHAQTQAHLPAERFREAMTQWGAGYDLIVVDGPPALAVADPLVLAPHAAGVLLVLEAGRASVASVQRVLDALLLVNANVLGVALNKVNPRGQVARYGYGYARRSTPAAAPKPESRVL comes from the coding sequence ATGCCCCCGATGAATGACGATCTCGACCTCTCGCGTCCCCTCCGCGCCCTGAAGCGCTTCACGTGGCTGGTGCTGCTGCTCTCCCTGGCCGCCGGGGCCGTGACCTACCTGCTCTCCAGCCGCCAGACGCCGGTCTACCAGGCCAAGACCCTGATCCTCTCGGCGGGGAGCCAGACCAGCAACCCTTCGGTCGGCAATACCGTGGTCAGCCCCCCGCCCCTCCCGGCGGGGGCCATCGAGGGGGCGCTGCAAAGCGAGAACGTGCTCGGCGTGGTGCGCCGCCGCCTGGCGGAGGTTCCCGAGCTGACCCGGGCCCAGCGCATCGTGCTCGCCGACCGTCTCGCCCAGGACATCGCCAGCGGCCGGGGGCGGGTCTTCGACGTGTCCGGCCAGCAGGACATCTACGGCAACGGCACTTACACCCTCAGCGCCACCCACCGCGACCCGGTGGTCGCTGCCCGCCTGGCGAACCTCGCGGCCGACGCACTCGTTGACTGGGACACCGAGCGCGGGCTCGTGAAGGTCAACGCGGCCATCAACGGCCTGCGCACCCGCCTGGCCGACGTCGAGCGCCGTCTGGCGGCGGCGGGCCCGGTGGTGGGCACACCGACCAGCCTGCAACAGACGCTGCTGGCCCAGCGCGCCAACCGCCTCGACGCCCTGAACAACCTCACCGCCCTGCGCGAAACGGTGGTGGGCTCGCTGAGCGTCGTGGCGCCCGCCGCCGTGCCCCTCAAGCCCGTCGCGCCCAAGCCGCTGCGCAACGCCGTGCTCGTCGGCGGTTTCGTCCTGCTGCTGCTGAGCGCCCTGCTGGTCTTGTGGTCCTCGGTCAACCGCATGGTGGCCTCCGACGCCGACCTCAAGTTCCTCAACCTGCGTCTGCTGGGCGAGGTGCCGCGCGTCCGGCTGTTGCGCCGGGGCCAGTCGCTTCTTGTGGCGCTGAGGCAGGGCCGCTGGTCCGACAGCGTCGCCTTCCTCGCCGCCGGGGTCAAGAGCGTCCTGCCCAAGGGCGAGCGCAGGCCGCCCGTCTTGCTCGTGACCTCGCTGTTCAGCGGGGACGGCAAGTCGAACATCAGCGCCGCTATCGCCGACGCCCGCGTTGCGAGCGGCGACCGGGTGCTCCTGATCGACGCGGACCTGCGCCGGCCCTCCCAGGCGAGCATCTGGCAGGCCGGGGCCCAGACGGCGGAGTGGGTGGACCTGCCCGGCGCCGTGCCCTTCCCCGGCGAGGAAAGCCGCGACCTGCTCGGCGCCCTGGACCGCCCCGTGACCGCGCAGGCGCGGCGGCTGCGGGACAACCTACATCTGCTCGCCCCCGCGCCCGGAATGCACGCCCAGACCCAGGCCCACCTCCCTGCCGAGCGCTTCCGCGAGGCGATGACGCAGTGGGGCGCCGGGTACGACCTGATCGTGGTCGACGGCCCGCCCGCGCTCGCCGTGGCGGACCCCCTGGTGCTCGCTCCCCATGCAGCGGGTGTGCTGCTCGTGCTGGAGGCGGGGCGCGCCTCGGTCGCCAGCGTGCAGCGCGTGCTCGACGCCCTGCTCCTGGTGAACGCGAACGTGCTCGGCGTGGCGCTGAACAAGGTCAACCCGCGCGGCCAGGTGGCGCGCTACGGCTACGGCTACGCCCGCCGCTCCACCCCGGCCGCTGCCCCCAAGCCCGAGTCGAGGGTCCTGTGA
- the rfbF gene encoding glucose-1-phosphate cytidylyltransferase — MKAVILAGGLGTRISEESTTRPKPMVEIGGRPVLWHIMKIYSAHGVNDFIILCGYKQHMIKEYFANYFLHMSDVTFDMRTQNATYLCNQAEPWRVTLVDTGEDTLTGGRLKRVRHYLGDETFCFTYGDGVGNVDITRTIEFHRSHGKLATMTVMQPPGRFGAVSIEDGGAVTSFQEKPDGDGGWINGGFFVLEPSVIDYIDGDQTTWEAEPLKGLAHDGQLAAYRHPGFWQPMDTLRDKHYLEDLWKAGKAPWKTW, encoded by the coding sequence GTGAAAGCCGTCATCCTCGCCGGGGGCCTGGGCACCCGCATCAGCGAAGAGAGCACCACCCGTCCCAAGCCGATGGTCGAGATCGGTGGGCGCCCCGTGCTGTGGCACATCATGAAGATCTACTCCGCCCACGGGGTCAACGACTTCATCATCCTGTGCGGCTACAAGCAGCACATGATCAAGGAGTACTTCGCCAACTACTTCCTGCACATGTCCGACGTGACCTTCGACATGCGCACGCAAAACGCCACCTACCTGTGCAACCAGGCCGAGCCCTGGCGGGTGACCCTGGTCGACACCGGCGAGGACACCCTCACGGGCGGGCGCCTCAAGCGGGTGCGGCACTACCTCGGCGACGAGACCTTCTGCTTCACCTACGGCGACGGGGTGGGCAACGTGGACATCACCAGGACCATCGAGTTCCACCGCAGCCACGGTAAGCTCGCCACCATGACGGTGATGCAGCCCCCCGGCCGCTTCGGCGCCGTGTCCATCGAGGACGGCGGGGCCGTCACCTCCTTCCAGGAGAAACCCGACGGCGACGGCGGCTGGATCAACGGCGGCTTCTTCGTGCTGGAGCCTTCTGTCATCGATTACATCGACGGCGACCAGACGACCTGGGAGGCCGAACCCCTCAAGGGTCTCGCCCACGACGGGCAACTCGCCGCCTACCGCCACCCCGGCTTCTGGCAGCCGATGGACACGTTGCGCGACAAGCATTACCTCGAAGACCTCTGGAAGGCGGGCAAGGCCCCCTGGAAGACGTGGTGA
- a CDS encoding NAD-dependent epimerase/dehydratase family protein produces the protein MKILVTGTEGYLGSLLAPELLRRGHTVLAVDTGYYKAGWLYNGTDTTALTLNKDLRQITAQDLEGVEAVVHMAELSNDPLGQLLPNITYDINHAGSIRLAKLAKAAGVTRFVYMSSCSVYGVGGADFVDETSEVNPQTAYAECKVLVERDLREMADDTFTPTYLRNATAFGASPRMRFDIVLNNLSGLARTTGEIRMTSDGTPWRPLVHALDIGQAIIEVLEAPREAVHNEAFNVGSTQQNYRVREIAEIVAEAFPGCKLSFGENGADNRSYRVNFDKIHAALPNFRCAWDARRGAQQLAALFERIDLQASDFESRGYTRLKQLEYLLRTEQIDHDFYWRPTPVPQPVLEGRGA, from the coding sequence ATGAAGATTCTCGTCACCGGCACCGAGGGCTACCTCGGCTCCCTGCTCGCCCCCGAACTCCTGCGCCGGGGCCACACCGTCCTCGCCGTGGACACCGGCTACTACAAGGCGGGCTGGCTCTACAACGGCACCGACACCACGGCCCTGACGCTCAACAAGGACCTGCGGCAGATCACGGCCCAGGACCTGGAGGGCGTGGAGGCGGTCGTCCACATGGCCGAGCTGTCGAACGACCCCCTCGGGCAGCTCCTCCCCAACATCACCTACGACATCAACCACGCGGGCTCGATCCGGCTGGCGAAGCTCGCCAAGGCGGCGGGCGTCACGCGCTTCGTGTACATGTCCTCGTGCAGCGTCTACGGGGTGGGCGGGGCCGACTTCGTGGACGAGACTTCCGAGGTCAACCCCCAGACCGCCTACGCGGAGTGCAAGGTGCTCGTCGAGCGCGACCTGCGGGAGATGGCGGACGACACCTTCACGCCGACGTACCTGCGCAACGCCACCGCCTTCGGTGCCTCGCCCCGGATGCGCTTCGACATCGTGCTTAACAACCTCAGCGGGCTGGCGCGGACGACTGGGGAAATCCGGATGACCTCGGACGGCACACCCTGGCGGCCCCTCGTCCACGCGCTCGACATCGGGCAGGCGATCATCGAGGTGCTCGAAGCCCCGCGCGAGGCCGTCCACAACGAGGCCTTCAACGTGGGGAGCACCCAGCAGAACTACCGGGTGCGCGAGATTGCCGAGATCGTGGCGGAGGCCTTCCCCGGTTGCAAGCTGTCGTTCGGCGAGAATGGGGCGGACAACCGCAGCTACCGGGTGAATTTTGACAAGATTCACGCGGCGCTGCCAAACTTCCGCTGCGCGTGGGACGCCCGGCGCGGCGCCCAGCAGCTCGCGGCCCTCTTCGAGAGAATTGACCTCCAGGCCTCCGACTTCGAGTCGCGGGGCTACACCCGGCTCAAGCAGCTCGAATACCTGCTGCGCACCGAGCAGATCGACCACGACTTCTACTGGCGGCCCACCCCGGTGCCCCAGCCCGTCCTCGAAGGGAGGGGCGCGTGA
- a CDS encoding glycosyltransferase family 4 protein, which translates to MSQGVAPGALKRGVLIVVENLPVPFDRRVWMEATALRDAGYLVSVICPTGKGYEKRFETIEDIAVYRHPLPPESNAGLGFVREYLAALWHETRLAWRVRRERGFDVIHACNPPDLIFLVAAPFKLLYGTRFIFDQHDVNPELYITKFGRQDLPYRALVLAERLTYLLADVVISTNESYRKIALTRGRKRPDRVFVVRSAPSLERFRPRPGGERHRAGFRYLVGYLGVMGPQEGVDYLLHAVREMVDRGRRDVKVMLIGGGSSLADLKALAERLGIGEYVEFTGRIPDDDLLERLTACDLCVNPDPLNPLNDVSSMNKIVEYMSLGKPIVQFDLKEGRASAGDASVYARPNDAQALADELLTLLDDPERRAAMGEAGLRRMRDQLAWEHQVPVLRAAYARALGTGTPLPLGRLGSEAGS; encoded by the coding sequence GTGAGCCAAGGCGTCGCCCCCGGGGCACTCAAGCGCGGGGTCCTCATCGTGGTGGAGAACCTGCCCGTCCCCTTCGACCGCCGGGTCTGGATGGAGGCGACCGCCCTGCGCGACGCGGGGTACCTCGTCTCGGTGATCTGCCCGACCGGCAAGGGGTACGAGAAGCGGTTCGAGACCATCGAGGACATCGCGGTGTACCGCCACCCCCTGCCCCCCGAGAGCAACGCGGGCCTGGGCTTCGTGCGCGAGTACCTCGCCGCCCTGTGGCACGAGACGCGCCTGGCCTGGCGGGTGCGACGCGAACGCGGCTTCGACGTCATCCACGCCTGCAATCCGCCCGACCTGATCTTTCTGGTCGCGGCCCCCTTCAAGCTGCTGTACGGGACCCGCTTCATCTTCGACCAGCACGACGTCAACCCCGAGCTGTACATCACGAAGTTCGGGCGTCAGGACCTGCCCTACCGCGCCCTCGTGCTCGCCGAGCGGCTGACCTACCTGCTGGCCGACGTGGTGATCTCCACAAACGAGTCCTACCGCAAGATTGCCCTCACACGCGGGCGCAAGCGGCCCGACCGGGTCTTCGTGGTGCGCAGCGCCCCCAGCCTGGAGCGCTTCCGGCCCCGGCCGGGCGGCGAGCGGCACCGGGCGGGCTTCCGATACCTCGTCGGTTATCTGGGCGTGATGGGGCCCCAGGAGGGGGTGGACTACCTCCTCCACGCCGTGCGCGAGATGGTGGACCGGGGACGGCGCGACGTGAAGGTCATGCTGATCGGCGGCGGCTCCAGCCTGGCGGACCTCAAGGCCCTGGCCGAGCGGCTCGGGATCGGCGAGTACGTGGAATTCACCGGGCGCATCCCCGACGACGACCTTCTGGAGCGCCTCACCGCCTGCGACCTGTGCGTGAACCCCGACCCTCTCAACCCCCTCAACGACGTCTCCTCAATGAACAAGATCGTGGAGTACATGTCGCTGGGCAAACCCATCGTGCAGTTCGACCTCAAGGAGGGCCGCGCCTCCGCCGGGGACGCCTCGGTGTACGCCCGCCCCAACGACGCGCAGGCCCTCGCCGACGAACTCCTCACCCTGCTCGACGACCCGGAGCGACGGGCGGCGATGGGGGAGGCCGGGCTGCGCCGGATGCGCGATCAGCTCGCCTGGGAGCATCAGGTTCCGGTCCTGCGCGCCGCCTACGCGCGGGCGCTGGGCACGGGAACGCCCCTGCCGCTGGGAAGATTGGGCTCCGAAGCGGGCTCCTGA
- a CDS encoding LacI family DNA-binding transcriptional regulator, whose translation MKKSISNRDVERIAHHAGLTTEQVRAALAMRGDVFPELQDRVAASASELRYTITVRDRVAMAAGTSVATVNRAYRPEARHLVRPEVLQAIEREAARMGYTPDPVAQARRTQQSTIVAICPEMTHLSSPYHAALIRALTEVVTERGLYPVITPIPQDRLLPDIAQSSITSLVVLWEGPRTNQQAAALRAAGRQAVLIGHHERLPSVAPDWTEAYERLTHRALEQGYDMLHLGYYSEQRWAASARLEGMARALASSRHQPRLRLWLHPDLDLTRAVEALHAQEMYAAATLLTVLAGTPGALERRPRLGLEGIIQELTEELRRLQKDGSQRVALLGYSDMTIRQLMWQLTADGSGLRLGDHLGLAGHDNLEPIMRYLNPVLTTIAYDFSDFAGQLIDQIDPENEGGFTGLPTELILRESL comes from the coding sequence TTGAAGAAATCCATTTCCAACCGGGATGTGGAGCGTATTGCCCATCACGCCGGGTTGACGACCGAACAGGTGCGGGCGGCGCTTGCCATGCGCGGCGACGTGTTTCCGGAGTTGCAGGACCGGGTGGCGGCGAGCGCGAGCGAGTTGCGTTACACGATCACGGTGCGCGACCGTGTGGCGATGGCGGCCGGGACGTCGGTGGCGACGGTCAACCGCGCGTACCGGCCGGAGGCCCGGCATCTCGTCCGCCCCGAGGTCTTGCAGGCCATTGAGCGGGAGGCGGCCCGGATGGGGTACACCCCCGACCCGGTGGCGCAGGCGCGGCGCACCCAGCAGAGCACCATCGTGGCGATCTGCCCCGAGATGACGCACCTGTCGAGCCCGTACCACGCGGCCCTGATCCGCGCCCTGACCGAGGTCGTGACCGAGCGCGGGCTGTACCCGGTAATCACGCCCATTCCACAAGACCGGTTGCTGCCCGACATCGCGCAGTCGAGCATCACCAGCCTGGTGGTGCTGTGGGAGGGGCCCCGCACGAACCAGCAGGCGGCGGCCCTGCGCGCGGCAGGACGGCAGGCGGTCCTCATTGGGCACCACGAGCGGCTGCCCAGCGTGGCGCCAGACTGGACCGAGGCCTACGAGCGGCTCACCCACCGTGCCCTGGAGCAGGGCTACGACATGCTGCACCTGGGGTACTACAGTGAGCAACGCTGGGCGGCGAGCGCCCGCCTGGAGGGCATGGCCCGCGCGCTGGCGAGCAGCCGCCACCAGCCGCGCCTGAGGCTCTGGCTGCACCCTGACCTCGACCTCACGCGGGCGGTGGAGGCGCTGCACGCGCAGGAGATGTACGCCGCCGCCACCCTGCTCACGGTGCTGGCCGGGACACCGGGCGCCCTGGAACGCCGCCCCCGCCTGGGACTGGAGGGCATCATCCAGGAATTGACGGAGGAGTTGCGCCGTCTCCAGAAGGACGGCAGCCAGCGCGTCGCGCTGCTCGGCTACTCCGACATGACGATCCGGCAGCTCATGTGGCAGCTCACGGCGGACGGCTCCGGGCTGCGGCTGGGCGACCACCTCGGGCTGGCGGGGCACGACAACCTCGAACCCATCATGCGCTACCTCAACCCGGTGCTGACCACCATCGCCTACGATTTCAGCGACTTCGCCGGGCAGCTGATCGACCAGATCGACCCCGAGAACGAGGGCGGCTTCACCGGTCTTCCCACCGAGCTGATCCTGCGCGAGTCGCTCTGA
- the rfbC gene encoding dTDP-4-dehydrorhamnose 3,5-epimerase — MIFTETKLRGAFIIDLEVREDERGGFARTFSQDEFAAHGLKVDVVQANLSYNHRAGTLRGMHYQLPPAAETKLVRCTQGAILDVIVDLREGSPTYLQHIAVELTAENRRALYVPEMFAHGYQALTDGAEVVYQVGEAYTPGYERGLRHDDPQLGIQWPMPVTVISAKDQAWTLLSEREGVTT; from the coding sequence GTGATCTTCACCGAGACCAAACTGCGGGGGGCCTTCATCATCGACCTGGAGGTCCGGGAGGACGAGCGCGGGGGATTTGCGCGCACCTTCTCGCAGGATGAGTTCGCGGCGCACGGCCTGAAAGTGGACGTGGTGCAGGCGAACCTGAGCTACAACCACCGTGCCGGAACGTTGCGCGGGATGCACTACCAGCTCCCGCCCGCCGCCGAAACGAAGCTCGTGCGCTGCACGCAGGGCGCGATCCTCGACGTGATCGTGGACCTGCGGGAGGGTTCGCCCACCTACCTCCAGCACATCGCCGTCGAGCTGACCGCCGAGAACCGCCGGGCGCTGTACGTCCCCGAGATGTTCGCGCACGGCTACCAGGCCCTCACCGACGGGGCTGAGGTCGTGTACCAGGTCGGCGAGGCGTACACCCCCGGCTATGAGCGCGGGCTGCGCCACGACGACCCGCAGTTGGGCATCCAGTGGCCCATGCCGGTGACGGTGATCTCGGCGAAGGATCAGGCGTGGACATTGCTCTCGGAGCGTGAAGGGGTGACGACATGA
- a CDS encoding NAD(P)H-dependent oxidoreductase, producing MIIVDTALRRREAEGRPVKVAMIGAGFMGRGVANQIINSVPGMELVAVSNRNVASAERAYTEAGRTDFVRVQTQEGLEDAIRRGQPAVTEDALLLCRSEQVDCVIDVTGDVEFGAQVTLEAIAHGRHMVTMNAELDATVGPLLKRRADAAGVILTAADGDQPGVQANLYRFVRSIGLTPLVCGNIKGLQDPYRTPTTQKAFAERWGQNVQMVTSFADGTKISFEQAIVANGTGMRVEKRGMRGTEFPGHVDELTKMYDVDELRRLGGVVDYTVGSKPGPGVFVLATHDDPKQRHYLNLYKLGEGPLYSFYTPYHLCHFEVPLSAARVVLFGDAVLQPLGAPTVDVIATAKTDLPAGTVLDGLGGYHTYGQCENADVVAAQQLLPMGLAVGCRLRRAVTRDQVLTYDDVELPQGSLAVALRAEQDRMFAPVAVS from the coding sequence ATGATCATTGTGGACACCGCCCTGCGCCGCCGTGAGGCCGAGGGACGCCCGGTGAAGGTGGCGATGATCGGCGCGGGCTTCATGGGTCGGGGCGTTGCCAACCAGATCATCAACTCGGTGCCGGGGATGGAACTCGTCGCCGTCTCCAACCGCAACGTCGCCAGCGCGGAGCGGGCGTACACGGAGGCGGGGCGCACGGACTTCGTGCGGGTGCAGACGCAGGAGGGGCTTGAGGACGCGATCCGCCGGGGCCAGCCCGCCGTGACGGAGGACGCCCTGTTGCTGTGCCGTTCCGAGCAGGTCGACTGCGTGATCGACGTGACGGGCGACGTGGAGTTCGGGGCGCAGGTGACGCTGGAGGCCATCGCGCACGGTCGGCACATGGTCACCATGAACGCCGAACTCGACGCGACGGTGGGGCCGCTCCTCAAGCGCCGGGCGGATGCAGCGGGCGTGATCCTGACGGCGGCGGACGGCGACCAGCCGGGCGTGCAGGCGAACCTCTACCGCTTCGTGCGGAGCATCGGCCTCACGCCGCTGGTGTGCGGGAATATCAAGGGCCTGCAAGACCCCTACCGCACGCCGACGACGCAGAAGGCCTTTGCCGAACGTTGGGGCCAGAACGTGCAGATGGTGACGAGCTTCGCGGACGGCACCAAGATTTCCTTCGAGCAGGCCATCGTGGCGAACGGCACCGGGATGCGGGTCGAGAAGCGCGGGATGCGCGGCACCGAGTTCCCCGGGCACGTGGACGAGCTGACGAAGATGTACGACGTGGACGAGCTGCGGCGCCTGGGCGGCGTGGTGGACTACACGGTGGGAAGCAAGCCGGGTCCCGGCGTCTTCGTGCTCGCCACCCACGACGACCCCAAGCAGCGCCACTACCTCAACCTGTACAAGCTCGGCGAGGGTCCCCTCTACTCCTTCTACACGCCCTACCACCTCTGCCACTTCGAGGTGCCCTTATCGGCGGCGCGGGTGGTGCTGTTCGGGGACGCAGTGTTGCAACCCCTCGGCGCTCCGACGGTGGACGTGATCGCCACGGCGAAGACCGACCTGCCCGCCGGGACGGTGCTCGACGGTCTGGGCGGCTACCACACCTACGGCCAGTGCGAGAACGCGGACGTGGTGGCGGCTCAGCAACTGCTCCCGATGGGCCTCGCGGTGGGTTGCCGCCTGCGCCGGGCCGTCACGCGGGACCAGGTGCTCACGTACGACGACGTGGAGTTACCGCAGGGCTCATTGGCCGTCGCCCTGCGCGCCGAACAGGACCGGATGTTCGCGCCGGTCGCGGTGAGCTGA